In a genomic window of Besnoitia besnoiti strain Bb-Ger1 chromosome XI, whole genome shotgun sequence:
- a CDS encoding EF hand domain-containing protein (encoded by transcript BESB_021870) encodes MPTRGAEAAEVRGRRGPREASAQKPVLAASLALSSSSLPPPRQQERRRDGGAGAEASERRRDIQRAFALFDGDRDGFLDRRELKAACRALGVNGDDLVIDRFLSTATSRASAQPASPSAASPVSSSASAASPLIDLDGFLHLCVGAWPQRSTSEELREIFRLFDVEKKGYVTAADVALAAQAVGSSLSSEDVDLMVREADRDGDGRLLFSDFERVFRRISGGGADGAARVQEIELDDEDDF; translated from the exons atgCCAACTCgaggggcggaggccgcggaggtgcgcgggcggcgcgggcctcgtgaggcctccgcgcagaAACCGGTGCTTgctgcgtccctcgcgctctcttcgtcttcgttgccgccgccgcgccagcaggagcgaaggcgcgacggcggcgcgggcgccgaggcttcagagcggcgccgcgacatCCAGCGCGCCTTTGCGCTCTtcgacggcgaccgcgacggaTTCCTAGACCGACGCGAACTGAAGGCAGCGTGCAGAGCTCTCGGCGTCAACGGCGACGACTTAGTG ATTGACCGATTTCTCAGCACGGCGACATCGCGTGCGTCCGCCCAgcctgcctctccgtcggctgcctctcccgtttcctcctctgcttccgctgcgtcgccgttgATAGATCTGGATGGATTTCTTCATCTCTGCGTGGGCGCGTggccgcagcgcagcacgAGCGAGGAACTGCGAGAAATTTTCCGGCTCTTCGACGTGGAAAAGAAAG GTTACGTCACCGCGGCGGAcgtggcgctcgccgcacaGGCTGTCGGCAGCTCGCTCAGCAGCGAGGACGTCGACTTGATGGTACGCGAGGCGGAtcgagacggcgacggccgacTGCTGTTTTCAGATTTCGAGAGAGTGTTTCGGCGCATCTCGGGTGGTGGCGCAGACGGGGCTGCACGCGTCCAAGAGATCGAGctggacgacga